In candidate division WOR-3 bacterium, the genomic stretch AAAACTAAACCTACCGAGTTTAGAACGACATTTAGCCCGTGCCAAGTTCCATTATTTTCGGTTAGTTAATACTGCTCGGTTTGACACTTTTCTCTCTTATTATGATACAGATGCGGACCGGTTACTTTTGCCATCACCGTTTTTAGGTAATAATCAACGCAATTTTGAGCCATTCAATATTATCTTTACTCACGAACAAAATGCGCGATGTCAAGGCGCAATTGAACAAATTAATTTTACTGAATTTATGGCACCAGTTAATTTTAGTCAAGACCCCGAGATTCAGAAAATCTTAAGCCAAAAATTTGGTCCGACTCATCGCTTTTCGGTAACCTATTTGGAAAAATATCCGCGTTGTCCTTATCGATTTTATTTAGAAAATGTTTTAGAACTCTCAACCATAGAAGAACCTCGTTATGAGATTGAAGCCAAACTTTGGGGAAATATCAGTCATAAAATAATGGAACGGTTATATCAAAAACAAATTATACCGATTGAAAGATTAGGTCAGGAAATCGAAAAAGCGCTCAATGCGGTTTTACAAGAAGAAAAACTGCCGGTCTTTTGGCAAGAAGCCCTGCGACGCATTTTCAATGACCTTATACCTGATATCCTAAATATCGAGCAACAGATGAGAACACAAGGTTTTCAGCCCTTACAGATTGAGCAATATTTCACGGCTAATCTTGATGGTATAAAACTTTCGGCGCGGATTGACCGCATTGATGGAAAAACCCTCTCTAATGACCCTACGCTTAAGCAAGTAAGAATATTAGATTATAAAACCGGCAAAATTGGCAATATAACATCAAACCATATCGAAAGCGGTTATCATCTCCAATTACCCCTTTACGCTTATATTGTTAAAAAGAATAAGCCCAAACTCCAAATTATTGATGTGGGGATTTATTCATTAACGGATAGTAAAGTATACTGGCTTATTGCCAAAGATGCTACCAAGGTAAAACCCCAAGACCTCGAGCGCCTCATTGAATCTGCAGTTAGCCATACGAAAAAAATTGTCCATCAGATAAGAAATGGTATCTTTGACTTAAAACCCGTATACTCTAATGATTGTCAGATTTGCGATTATGTGCCAATCTGTCCCTTAAAAACCCAAGAAGCCAATCTCAATATATCTTTTGACACGGCAGAAGAAGAAGTTGTATAAAAGTTTATGTTAAAAAGTAAAATCGTCTCTTCACCGGCTGGTTCGGGAAAAACGCAAAAACTGGCTGAGCGTTATATTGAATTACTCCAACAAAACATTCCTCCAGAAAGGATTCTTACCATTACTTTTACTGAAAAAGCCGCGGCTGAAATGAAAGAGCGAATCTTTCAACTCCTTCGAGAAAAAGACCCGCTAATGTATCAAAAACTGAAAGAAAAGTCTTTATCTTTGCGTATTCAGACCATCGATGCCTTTTGTCTTTCTTTATTAAAACGGTTTGCGGTTATGCTTGGCTTACATCCGGATTTAGAAGTGCTTGCTGACCCTGATGCCATTTGGACCGACTCGGTCTATGATACCTTAATGACAATTGCTGAGCAAGAAAAAGGTTCTTCTGACTATGAACAATTACTTGAGGCAATTGTGTCAAATAAATTTCAAGGTTGGCCCAACTTAAAAAAACTATTTGATAGTCTCTTTAGTAAAAGACAATCGATTGAACGCGGTAAAATTCCCTCTTACGAAAAATTATTTGATGTCCAGTCATTAGTTACTAAAATAATGCAACATCCGTTGACTTATCAATTAATTCCTAATTTTTCAATTCGCGTGCCCAAAGATTTATCGGAATTTGAAATCATCCAGCGAGAACTTGAATCAATCAAACATACCTTTTTGACTAAAAATAATAATCTTCGAAGTGATGTGCGTCATCCTGAAACTCACGAATGGTATCAGTTAATGTTTCAATACTGGCGATCTATTTTAACCATTAACAGTAATTTGCAATTCAAGGTTATTTTTGATTTATTTCTGAGACGGTTTCTTGCTGCCTACAATGACCGCAAAAAGCGGTTGCACCAAGTTGATTTTAATGACTTAGAACTTTTAACCTATAAAGTTTTAACCGCGCATCCGGAATGGTCTAACATCTTATATATCTTTGATGAACACACTGACCACATTTTAGTCGACGAATTTCAAGACACCAGTTTTTTGCAATGGGCGATAATCACCAAATTAGCCGAAGAATGGCTTTCTGGTTTAGGGGCTAAACGCGAACGCGGGATAAGACCGACAATATTTTTGGTTGGCGATGACAAACAATCAATTTATCTCTTTCGAAACGCCCATTCCGAAATTTTTGAAATTGCGAAATCTTATCTGTCTTCCCGTCTCAAATCGGATGAATTGGAAATTGTGGAAATCACGGATAATTATCGGTCCTTGTCATCAATTATTGATTTTACTAATTTTGTCTTTCCGAAAATAATGACTGCATCTCAAGATGCTTCTGCATGGCAAACTCGTTATCGACCTTTTGTCCGAAAAAGAAATAACCCTAACCCGGGAATTGTGCAAATCATATTAGATACATCTCAAGGCAAAATAAAAGAATTGCGCCAAATCGATGCCGAACTTGTTGCGTTAAAAATCTTAGACCTCATTGGTAAACCCATTGTCTATGATGCTCAAGAGAATGCTCGGCCTTGTCGGTTTGAGGATATTACGATACTTTTGCGGCGCCGGACGCATTTGGCAGAATACGAAAATGCTTTAAGAAAATATCGCATCCCTTTTATCATTGTTAAGGGTGCTGGTTTCTATACCTCACCGGAGATAGCGATTTTAGTTTCCTTAGTAAATTTTTTATCCGACCCGACCCGCAATTATGATTTCTATGTTGTGCTTAAAAGTCCGTTATTTGGTTTAACAGAAAAAGAAATTTTGCTAATCAGTCAAACCGGGCAAAGTCCAGAACCTAACTTATGGCATCGTTTCCAAGACATAGCACAAAAAATTCCTCGCTATCAAGCGTTAGTCTCTCAAATCCGGCAGTGGTTATCGCAGATGGGCTTCTGTCCGGTCACAGAAATCATAGAAGAGATTCTAAATATTCGTAATGTCTGGAAAACATTTTGGCAACCCCAACAGATGGTTAACATCAAAAAGTTTCTGAAAATTGTTGAAGAT encodes the following:
- a CDS encoding UvrD-helicase domain-containing protein, with translation MLKSKIVSSPAGSGKTQKLAERYIELLQQNIPPERILTITFTEKAAAEMKERIFQLLREKDPLMYQKLKEKSLSLRIQTIDAFCLSLLKRFAVMLGLHPDLEVLADPDAIWTDSVYDTLMTIAEQEKGSSDYEQLLEAIVSNKFQGWPNLKKLFDSLFSKRQSIERGKIPSYEKLFDVQSLVTKIMQHPLTYQLIPNFSIRVPKDLSEFEIIQRELESIKHTFLTKNNNLRSDVRHPETHEWYQLMFQYWRSILTINSNLQFKVIFDLFLRRFLAAYNDRKKRLHQVDFNDLELLTYKVLTAHPEWSNILYIFDEHTDHILVDEFQDTSFLQWAIITKLAEEWLSGLGAKRERGIRPTIFLVGDDKQSIYLFRNAHSEIFEIAKSYLSSRLKSDELEIVEITDNYRSLSSIIDFTNFVFPKIMTASQDASAWQTRYRPFVRKRNNPNPGIVQIILDTSQGKIKELRQIDAELVALKILDLIGKPIVYDAQENARPCRFEDITILLRRRTHLAEYENALRKYRIPFIIVKGAGFYTSPEIAILVSLVNFLSDPTRNYDFYVVLKSPLFGLTEKEILLISQTGQSPEPNLWHRFQDIAQKIPRYQALVSQIRQWLSQMGFCPVTEIIEEILNIRNVWKTFWQPQQMVNIKKFLKIVEDLENNGAHPLSICEYFEKHQGQEEAKANVNTEGRNEVKLMTIHSAKGLQFPVVFFVGLDEPFETKGKKSEISDHLLVNEVNEKEVWVSYEPDSNLR